One stretch of Candidatus Falkowbacteria bacterium DNA includes these proteins:
- the nusA gene encoding transcription termination/antitermination protein NusA, producing MENIKQVIKQICAEKGLSEDSVLETINSALAAAFRKDFGDKTQNIQAEFDASTAQAKIFDIKEVVEDLSEEELEALEQLRIEREELKEKIANGEISAEELKQIREEKEAQRLAEHNENKNEGEGEEDDDEARRFNPKTQIQIKEAKEIKKSYKLGDFVKTELDIPGEFGRMAAQTAKQVIIQKLREAERNIIYQDYKEKEGQIVTGMVQKFDGRNIVIDLDKASAILPPHEQIRGERFKVGDRAKVYLSSIALTTRGPEIIVSRAHPEIVKMLFGLEIPEIANGIIEIKGIAREAGSRTKIAVHTEDENIDPIGSCIGQRGARIQTIINELNGEKIDIIEYSDDPIKFITNALLPAKITNVEVDEKEKQATVTVPQDQLSLTIGRAGQNVRLASKLTDWRLNIKEQESGKEIGPEEIGMNSTDDTKEKEVVAEVSTEKAEKEEKPSKTSSAAKKKKKVVKKTTVKKATKVKKENKK from the coding sequence ATGGAAAACATTAAACAAGTAATTAAACAAATTTGTGCAGAAAAAGGTTTATCTGAAGATTCAGTTTTAGAAACCATTAATTCTGCTCTTGCTGCTGCTTTTCGAAAGGATTTTGGGGACAAAACCCAAAATATCCAAGCTGAATTTGATGCCTCTACTGCGCAAGCAAAAATTTTTGATATCAAGGAAGTTGTTGAGGATCTATCCGAAGAAGAGTTAGAGGCTTTGGAACAATTAAGAATTGAGAGAGAAGAATTAAAAGAGAAAATTGCTAACGGTGAAATCTCAGCCGAGGAATTAAAACAAATCCGTGAAGAAAAAGAAGCTCAAAGGTTAGCAGAACATAATGAAAACAAAAATGAGGGAGAAGGTGAGGAAGATGACGATGAAGCTAGACGCTTCAATCCCAAAACGCAAATTCAAATAAAAGAGGCCAAAGAAATTAAAAAATCTTACAAGCTCGGTGATTTTGTTAAAACAGAGCTAGACATTCCTGGTGAATTTGGTCGTATGGCTGCCCAAACTGCAAAACAAGTTATTATTCAAAAACTACGTGAAGCAGAACGAAATATAATTTATCAGGATTATAAAGAAAAAGAAGGTCAAATTGTTACCGGGATGGTCCAAAAATTCGATGGCCGAAATATTGTTATTGACCTAGACAAGGCTTCAGCTATCTTACCACCACATGAACAAATACGCGGCGAAAGATTTAAAGTTGGTGACCGTGCCAAAGTTTATCTTAGCAGCATTGCACTAACAACTCGTGGCCCTGAAATAATTGTTTCGCGCGCTCATCCAGAAATTGTTAAAATGTTGTTTGGGTTAGAAATTCCTGAAATTGCAAATGGAATAATTGAAATTAAAGGTATTGCCAGAGAAGCTGGTAGTCGAACCAAAATCGCCGTTCATACTGAAGATGAAAACATTGACCCAATTGGTTCATGCATTGGCCAACGTGGTGCTCGTATTCAAACAATTATCAACGAATTAAATGGTGAAAAGATCGATATCATTGAATATTCAGATGATCCAATTAAATTTATTACTAATGCACTTCTACCAGCTAAAATCACAAATGTAGAAGTTGATGAAAAAGAAAAACAAGCTACCGTAACTGTCCCACAAGATCAATTATCATTGACCATTGGTCGGGCTGGACAAAACGTAAGACTGGCTTCAAAATTAACTGACTGGCGATTAAATATTAAGGAACAAGAAAGTGGCAAAGAAATTGGGCCAGAGGAAATTGGCATGAATTCAACTGACGATACTAAAGAAAAAGAAGTCGTTGCTGAGGTCAGCACCGAGAAAGCGGAGAAAGAAGAAAAACCGTCAAAAACTTCAAGCGCAGCCAAAAAGAAGAAAAAAGTAGTTAAAAAAACAACCGTTAAGAAAGCTACTAAAGTAAAAAAAGAAAATAAAAAATAA
- the rpsF gene encoding 30S ribosomal protein S6, with the protein MTEHYELLYIVPIKFLDDDLQKITEQVDVMIKKFNGEITKQDNLGKQRLSYAINDIHQGTYVLVEYDMDKANNKQLDDQLLLTPEVLRHMIVCRKVKTEAEVKRQEMIKEGMRKSKEEELAEIEEKEKDGVKKEELSGVESAKPIVTKEKEKSQRSTLEELDKKLDEILTDDIL; encoded by the coding sequence ATGACAGAGCACTATGAATTACTTTATATCGTGCCGATTAAGTTTTTGGATGACGATTTGCAAAAGATAACTGAGCAAGTTGATGTTATGATTAAGAAATTTAATGGTGAAATTACCAAACAGGACAATTTAGGTAAACAACGATTGTCTTATGCTATCAATGATATTCATCAAGGTACATATGTTTTGGTTGAGTACGACATGGACAAAGCTAATAATAAACAGCTTGACGATCAACTTCTTTTGACTCCAGAAGTTTTGCGACACATGATTGTTTGTCGAAAGGTAAAGACAGAAGCTGAAGTAAAGAGACAAGAAATGATTAAAGAAGGCATGAGAAAGTCCAAAGAAGAAGAGTTAGCTGAGATTGAAGAAAAGGAAAAAGATGGTGTAAAAAAGGAAGAGTTGTCAGGTGTTGAATCAGCAAAGCCAATAGTTACAAAAGAGAAAGAAAAATCTCAAAGATCAACTTTAGAAGAGTTAGACAAAAAGTTGGATGAAATTTTGACTGATGATATACTTTAA
- a CDS encoding single-stranded DNA-binding protein, with amino-acid sequence MDLNKAMMIGRLTRDPEGRTTPQGATVASFAVATNFVWNDANGQRQERVEFHNVVAWRKLADICTQYLRKGSRVYIEGRMQTRDWEGQDGIKRYRTEIVADNMIMLDSRGSAAGQPQQSGPAPLPTIQADAPDPDTQIPQSNEGGNSGSSDSGASEDEIKIENIPF; translated from the coding sequence ATGGATTTAAACAAAGCCATGATGATTGGCAGATTAACTAGAGATCCAGAGGGAAGAACTACACCACAAGGTGCTACAGTTGCAAGCTTTGCAGTTGCTACAAATTTTGTGTGGAATGATGCCAATGGTCAACGTCAAGAAAGAGTAGAATTTCATAATGTTGTTGCTTGGCGAAAGTTAGCTGACATTTGTACTCAGTATTTACGAAAAGGTAGTCGAGTTTATATTGAAGGTCGTATGCAAACAAGAGATTGGGAAGGCCAAGATGGTATCAAGCGTTATCGAACTGAAATTGTTGCTGATAATATGATTATGTTGGACTCTCGAGGTTCTGCAGCTGGACAACCACAGCAGTCTGGACCAGCTCCATTGCCAACAATTCAGGCAGATGCCCCTGATCCTGATACTCAGATCCCACAAAGTAATGAAGGTGGCAATAGTGGTAGTAGTGACAGTGGTGCTAGTGAAGATGAAATTAAAATTGAAAATATACCTTTTTAA
- the efp gene encoding elongation factor P encodes MLDISQVRLGSVVKHDGAPYTVISAAQKQVGRGGSIKTIKIKNLIDGKVLEKTLQGNDKMDSADLARGKAQYLYKEGGEVHFMNNETFEQFSIEKENVGESINFLVEGADVTILYFEGNAVSVEIPTKAELTVTEAPPGVKGDTAGTATKTITLETGYQVNAPLFIKEGDKVRINTETGQYVERVKS; translated from the coding sequence ATGTTAGATATTTCACAAGTTCGCCTTGGCTCTGTTGTAAAACATGATGGTGCACCTTACACTGTTATTTCAGCAGCTCAAAAACAAGTTGGCCGTGGTGGTTCAATCAAAACAATCAAAATAAAAAATCTTATCGACGGAAAAGTCCTAGAAAAGACTTTGCAGGGAAATGATAAAATGGATTCCGCTGACTTGGCTAGAGGTAAAGCTCAGTATTTATACAAAGAAGGTGGGGAAGTCCATTTTATGAATAATGAAACCTTCGAACAGTTTAGCATTGAAAAAGAAAACGTTGGTGAATCAATTAACTTTTTAGTTGAAGGCGCTGATGTTACAATTTTATATTTTGAGGGCAATGCAGTATCTGTAGAAATTCCTACAAAAGCTGAATTAACAGTAACTGAAGCACCTCCTGGTGTTAAGGGTGATACTGCAGGAACTGCAACTAAAACAATTACTCTAGAAACCGGTTATCAGGTGAATGCACCTTTGTTTATTAAGGAAGGTGATAAAGTTAGAATCAACACTGAGACTGGGCAGTATGTTGAAAGAGTTAAAAGTTAG
- a CDS encoding 30S ribosomal protein S18, with amino-acid sequence MKNSLTKKPKKCYFCENGVVDIDYKDIQVLRKFLSSYAKILPKRRTKVCSKHQRKVAQAIKRARIMAMLPFVNR; translated from the coding sequence ATGAAAAATTCGTTAACCAAAAAACCAAAGAAATGCTATTTTTGTGAAAATGGAGTAGTGGATATTGATTATAAAGATATCCAGGTTTTACGTAAGTTTCTTTCTTCTTATGCTAAGATTTTACCTAAACGAAGAACAAAGGTTTGTTCTAAGCATCAACGTAAAGTAGCTCAAGCAATTAAGAGAGCCAGAATTATGGCTATGCTTCCTTTTGTAAATAGATAA